A single Pseudomonadota bacterium DNA region contains:
- the aroB gene encoding 3-dehydroquinate synthase, whose product MRKLTVGLGDRSYPIIIKEGLLAGVGTDLKARNIAKRFVVVSDNHVATLYGDQLGESLTRAGLSYDLVTFPRGEASKNLNTVAELASSLARLGVDRKDGLIALGGGVTGDITGFLASAYMRGVPFVQVPTTLLAQVDSSVGGKTGVDIPEGKNLVGAFYQPKCVYIDLDVLTTLPPSELLNGLAEVIKYGVIWDAAFFSYLDENRQAILDLDLTAIEKIVARSCEIKAEVVASDERESDLRRILNYGHTIGHAVEAASGYKLDHGLAVAIGMVAVNQLAVGKNIFTAADAAKVRDLLSAYGLPVAIPDGYDCREIRGYLKTDKKTVGGRTFFVLPTGIGKVIITDDVSDALIDKAVGLS is encoded by the coding sequence ATGCGTAAGTTAACAGTGGGTCTGGGCGACAGGTCGTACCCGATAATTATAAAGGAAGGGCTTCTGGCGGGAGTTGGAACAGATCTGAAAGCCAGGAATATTGCCAAACGATTTGTTGTTGTTTCTGATAACCATGTGGCAACTCTGTACGGAGATCAGTTGGGAGAGTCCCTCACCCGGGCAGGACTTTCGTATGACCTGGTCACTTTTCCCCGGGGCGAAGCCAGTAAAAATCTGAATACCGTCGCTGAGCTTGCCAGTTCTTTAGCCCGCCTGGGCGTTGACCGCAAGGACGGGCTCATCGCCCTGGGAGGCGGGGTGACCGGCGATATCACCGGTTTTCTGGCCTCTGCCTATATGAGAGGAGTTCCTTTCGTTCAGGTGCCGACTACGCTGCTCGCGCAGGTGGACAGTTCGGTGGGAGGAAAAACCGGGGTCGATATTCCGGAAGGGAAGAATCTGGTCGGGGCCTTCTACCAGCCGAAATGTGTTTACATTGACCTGGATGTTTTAACAACCCTCCCGCCCTCTGAATTGCTGAACGGGCTGGCCGAGGTCATCAAATACGGGGTCATCTGGGATGCCGCTTTCTTTTCCTATCTCGATGAAAATCGTCAGGCGATCCTTGATCTTGACCTAACCGCAATTGAGAAGATCGTGGCCAGAAGCTGTGAGATCAAAGCTGAAGTGGTTGCGTCCGACGAACGTGAATCAGATCTGCGCCGGATTCTGAATTACGGGCACACCATCGGCCATGCGGTCGAAGCTGCGTCAGGGTATAAACTGGATCACGGTCTGGCGGTGGCGATCGGCATGGTGGCCGTAAATCAACTGGCTGTCGGGAAGAATATCTTTACCGCAGCAGATGCGGCAAAGGTCCGTGACCTGCTCTCCGCATACGGGTTACCGGTAGCCATCCCGGACGGCTACGATTGCAGAGAGATCAGGGGGTACCTGAAAACGGATAAGAAAACAGTCGGCGGCAGGACGTTCTTCGTGCTCCCGACCGGAATCGGGAAGGTAATCATCACCGATGATGTGTCCGATGCCCTGATCGACAAAGCTGTGGGGCTCTCTTAA
- the sat gene encoding sulfate adenylyltransferase, which translates to MSKLVAPHGGKGLVCCKLHGNELVAEQEKAKGMKKIQISARAKGDVIMMGIGGFSPLDGFMKKADWKSVCEKFQLADGTFWPLPITLDVTKKDADGIKVGDEIALERDGVIYATMKVSEKYEMTEAEKKWECEKVFKGEGEESADDKFWDIALKDHPGVQMVMAQKDVNLAGTVKVLSEGEYPAEYKGVYLTPAETRAMFEERGWSDIAALQLRNPMHRSHEFLAKIAIEVCDGVLIHSLIGNLKKGDIPANVRVKAIDCLVEHYFVKDNVIQAGYPLDMRYAGPREALLHATFRQNYGITKMIIGRDHAGVGDFYGLFEAQTIFDKVPTTGKAGQDLLCMPLKIDWTFYCHKCDGMASLRTCPHTKEDRVILSGTKLRKALSEGAEVVDHFGREEVLVILREYYAGLTEKVEVKMQGAASGAVMK; encoded by the coding sequence ATGTCCAAGTTAGTAGCCCCTCATGGCGGAAAAGGATTGGTTTGCTGCAAACTGCATGGCAATGAGCTGGTTGCAGAGCAGGAGAAAGCGAAAGGAATGAAGAAGATCCAGATCAGCGCTCGCGCCAAAGGCGACGTGATCATGATGGGTATCGGCGGTTTCTCTCCGCTTGATGGTTTCATGAAGAAAGCTGACTGGAAGAGCGTTTGTGAGAAATTCCAGTTGGCCGATGGTACCTTCTGGCCTCTGCCGATCACCCTGGACGTCACCAAAAAAGATGCCGATGGGATCAAAGTCGGTGACGAGATCGCTCTGGAGCGTGACGGCGTGATCTATGCCACCATGAAGGTCTCCGAGAAGTATGAGATGACCGAGGCCGAAAAGAAATGGGAGTGTGAGAAAGTTTTCAAGGGCGAAGGCGAAGAATCTGCAGATGACAAATTCTGGGATATCGCGCTGAAGGATCATCCCGGCGTCCAGATGGTTATGGCCCAGAAAGATGTCAACCTGGCCGGTACCGTGAAAGTTCTCTCCGAGGGCGAATACCCGGCCGAGTACAAGGGCGTCTACCTGACCCCGGCTGAGACCCGTGCCATGTTCGAAGAGCGCGGCTGGTCAGACATCGCTGCCCTTCAGCTTCGTAACCCGATGCATCGTTCTCATGAGTTCCTGGCCAAGATTGCCATTGAGGTTTGTGACGGCGTTCTGATCCACTCCCTGATCGGTAATCTGAAAAAAGGCGATATTCCTGCCAACGTTCGCGTGAAAGCGATCGATTGTCTGGTTGAGCATTACTTCGTCAAAGACAATGTCATCCAGGCAGGTTACCCGTTGGATATGCGTTATGCCGGTCCTCGTGAGGCCCTGCTGCACGCCACCTTCCGTCAGAACTACGGGATCACCAAGATGATCATCGGTCGTGATCATGCCGGTGTTGGTGACTTCTACGGTCTTTTCGAAGCACAGACCATTTTCGACAAAGTTCCTACCACTGGCAAAGCCGGTCAGGACCTGCTGTGCATGCCGCTGAAGATTGACTGGACCTTCTACTGCCACAAGTGTGATGGTATGGCTTCTCTTCGTACCTGCCCGCATACCAAGGAAGATCGCGTTATTCTTTCCGGAACCAAACTGCGTAAAGCACTTTCCGAAGGCGCCGAGGTTGTTGATCACTTCGGTCGTGAGGAAGTTCTGGTTATCCTCCGTGAGTACTATGCCGGTCTGACCGAGAAAGTTGAGGTCAAGATGCAGGGCGCCGCTTCCGGAGCAGTAATGAAATAA
- a CDS encoding flagellar protein FlaG: MDINTNTDVKVVGVPVSPAVEIEDRNRPQVAPVQNSADSSRTALDEKSLHGGQEKEKPMTREELGKAVEVIEEHLAQMGNRLGLSLHKETEDILVRITDRESGELVKQFPSEEIVKLRQKLDELAGLLFEDTI, translated from the coding sequence ATGGACATTAACACAAATACCGATGTCAAGGTTGTCGGTGTTCCGGTTTCTCCGGCCGTGGAGATCGAAGACCGGAACCGGCCTCAGGTGGCGCCGGTGCAGAACAGCGCCGATTCGTCCCGGACGGCTCTGGATGAAAAGTCGTTGCATGGTGGGCAGGAGAAGGAAAAGCCGATGACCAGGGAGGAACTGGGCAAGGCGGTCGAGGTCATCGAGGAACATCTGGCCCAGATGGGCAACCGGCTGGGACTGAGCCTCCACAAGGAAACGGAGGACATCCTGGTCAGGATTACCGACCGGGAAAGCGGTGAGCTGGTCAAGCAGTTTCCTTCCGAGGAAATTGTCAAGCTTCGCCAGAAACTTGACGAACTTGCCGGGCTCCTTTTCGAGGACACCATCTGA
- the fliS gene encoding flagellar export chaperone FliS: MVPNQARDIYGHLESQTKIHPVKLIHMLFERVLIHLDHAEEGIRENSPRKRGENLGKAVAIISELNGSVSRDDKSEAALFLRGLYEAILVELPKVSVNNDTRILQRSREYIEKLKEVWEQTAMVENGLECRSKNKGENLRSIPGKEKGFAPESSSRKLSFSI; the protein is encoded by the coding sequence ATGGTTCCCAACCAGGCGCGCGACATCTACGGACATCTGGAATCCCAGACCAAAATCCATCCGGTGAAACTGATTCACATGCTTTTTGAAAGGGTGTTGATCCATCTTGATCATGCCGAAGAGGGGATCAGGGAGAACAGTCCCCGAAAGAGGGGTGAGAATCTTGGGAAGGCGGTGGCGATCATTTCAGAACTGAACGGTTCCGTAAGCCGGGATGACAAATCGGAGGCGGCGCTTTTCCTGCGCGGTCTTTACGAGGCCATTCTGGTCGAGCTGCCGAAGGTTTCAGTGAATAACGATACCCGAATTCTGCAAAGATCCCGCGAATATATCGAAAAGCTTAAGGAGGTGTGGGAGCAGACCGCCATGGTGGAAAACGGTCTGGAGTGCAGGAGTAAAAACAAGGGGGAAAATTTGCGTTCTATCCCGGGTAAGGAGAAAGGGTTTGCTCCGGAGTCATCGTCCCGGAAGTTGTCTTTTTCAATCTAG
- the fliD gene encoding flagellar filament capping protein FliD has product MAGNISTLGVGSGLDLNGIIDQLREVDTQVVDQKREKITTLEAQLEEFTVVKNKLLDMKSNALNLSLAGTFIQRSVSSSDEDVVSVQVADGATVQSVSLEVVDLASRSSWLSAGLAETTGSVNSQGSDQAFSYKVGDDSIVVTVPDGTTLSGLVDLINDDADNPGVTASLINDGDPDTPYRLFLQADSPGEDNRIEAIAWLPDLAMTEQEGAAADSLNAEFRIDNIDYQRQTNTFSDTISGVTMTLNGVGTSTVSIGSNDDAVLESITALVDSYNEIVQEVRSNSSYDEETGAFGPLMHTTLQNLPFELQTMMIATFSGSEDLITRVYNDSDGSFTTTDKNIYSFVDLGFEFNRDGTVTINQTTLKAAWGEKPEGVKAFFLGDEDANVTGLADLINDRLREYTLATGQVEAEKSASQVRIDDLELQIENDTARLDKRYELLTKQFIELDRYMNQMTSISDYLTSQFDSISNMLTGSAKK; this is encoded by the coding sequence ATGGCTGGAAATATAAGCACTCTCGGAGTCGGCTCCGGGCTGGATCTGAACGGGATTATCGACCAGTTGCGGGAAGTGGATACCCAGGTTGTCGATCAGAAACGGGAAAAAATTACCACCCTGGAGGCACAGCTTGAGGAGTTCACCGTAGTCAAGAACAAGCTCCTCGATATGAAAAGCAACGCCCTCAATCTTTCCCTGGCCGGCACATTTATTCAGCGTTCCGTCTCCAGCTCGGATGAAGATGTCGTCTCGGTCCAGGTGGCGGATGGTGCGACCGTGCAAAGTGTTTCCCTGGAGGTTGTTGATCTGGCCTCCAGGAGTTCCTGGTTGTCTGCAGGATTGGCCGAAACTACCGGCAGTGTGAATTCCCAGGGCAGCGACCAGGCCTTCAGCTATAAGGTTGGTGACGATTCGATTGTGGTCACGGTGCCCGATGGGACCACCCTCTCCGGGCTGGTCGACCTGATTAACGACGATGCCGATAATCCGGGAGTGACCGCCTCGCTCATCAATGACGGCGACCCGGACACCCCGTACCGTTTGTTCCTGCAGGCAGACAGCCCGGGCGAGGACAACCGGATCGAGGCCATCGCCTGGCTGCCGGACCTGGCCATGACCGAGCAGGAAGGCGCGGCGGCCGATTCCCTTAATGCCGAGTTCAGGATCGACAACATCGACTACCAGCGGCAAACCAATACCTTCAGCGATACCATTTCCGGGGTGACCATGACCCTGAACGGGGTCGGGACTTCAACGGTCAGCATCGGCAGCAACGATGACGCGGTGCTGGAGTCGATCACCGCTCTGGTTGACTCCTACAATGAAATCGTCCAGGAGGTCAGGAGCAACAGTTCCTATGATGAGGAAACAGGCGCTTTCGGGCCGTTGATGCATACCACCCTTCAGAATCTGCCGTTTGAACTGCAGACCATGATGATTGCCACCTTCTCCGGCAGCGAAGATCTGATCACCCGCGTTTATAATGATAGCGACGGTTCATTTACCACCACCGACAAGAATATCTATTCCTTTGTCGATCTCGGCTTTGAATTTAACCGTGACGGTACGGTCACCATCAACCAGACCACCCTGAAGGCAGCCTGGGGCGAAAAGCCTGAAGGGGTCAAGGCCTTTTTCCTCGGGGACGAGGACGCGAACGTGACCGGCCTGGCCGACTTGATCAACGATCGCCTCCGTGAATACACCCTCGCCACCGGTCAGGTGGAGGCGGAAAAATCCGCCTCCCAGGTAAGAATCGATGATCTGGAACTGCAGATTGAAAACGATACCGCCCGACTTGATAAAAGATATGAATTATTGACTAAACAATTTATCGAATTGGACCGATATATGAATCAGATGACGTCGATATCCGACTATCTCACCAGCCAGTTTGACAGCATCTCGAATATGTTGACCGGAAGTGCGAAGAAATAA
- a CDS encoding flagellar protein FlaB — MALRINTNVAALSAHKNMIKNDNDLSASLEKLSSGLRINKAADDAAGMAIADSLRSQALGLGQAIRNANDGISMVQTADGALQESINIVNTVKTKSIQAAQDGQTTESRKAIQSDINKLLEELDIIAKTTAFNNQKLLSGNFTNKAFQVGAYSQETVSISIASAESTKIGHVNTSNLTFSGVGTAELSFYSNLQDATFSLNAVDLQYSNSREDSVGAITDSINKLSDVLGVSATAVVESTTAVGVIAGTTDSDFAINGVTIGAINVQNNDSDGALVKSINQKTSEHGILASVDNEGKLKLTSTDDRAIQLTGTSITSGTNTGTNAIMGQTNMTTLGVIQLNQTSAAEVQVSNGGSSGLAIATVNPLEINANTTTTNTSVLAAGSTMTTGTTLNSGTAINNAVTIAALAAAGQIVAGTGSVLGAGTVLSSGTSITSDMVVSGIAASNGAIVIAEGSTLLAGTVFDSGSTVATAVTVAALAGTTGDVRVGSGSLLISGAVLNCGTVIQGTARVGAETFGSGTIGAGSTLVSASNIISGTVFYSLADIQAVVASVGCGVVTSGVGTWTLSFSGAVASGATTSNITLAGDVNTVGNTDLAANTTLTTGTFSRNQDLTTNRDLTVSGGNMTLTSGSTIIVNSRLINTYAANDDITTTGTNVTTANSIAGAGSTLIDGTTLAAESVAANDDITLYAASTLTAAMVLASGSTVVVNSVLGAGSSAANHDIVLTADAVLTNSQTVLTGSVLGANTALATGSSFGANITLANAETVAPGSRMNVAAGSTIAAGTVFAKDTVLTNNITGTDGVTYNAGDTLTANVTLATNLSSITNAQNLESGSVLAAGTILAANSAGAGTSLGTVGSSVMNRLSEVNVLTQAGAQTAIAVADAALKDLDKVRADLGSIQNQLTSTVANISVTRVNVFAAESSIRDVDFAEEAATFSKMQILTQASSFAMAQANASAQSVLSLLQG; from the coding sequence ATGGCATTACGTATCAATACCAATGTGGCAGCGCTGAGCGCCCACAAAAACATGATCAAGAATGACAACGATCTTTCAGCATCACTTGAAAAATTATCTTCAGGTCTGCGGATCAACAAGGCCGCTGATGATGCAGCCGGTATGGCAATTGCCGACTCACTCCGGTCTCAGGCCCTGGGTCTTGGCCAGGCCATTCGAAATGCCAACGACGGTATTTCAATGGTGCAGACGGCTGATGGCGCTCTGCAGGAGTCCATCAACATCGTCAACACGGTCAAAACCAAATCGATTCAGGCCGCCCAGGACGGGCAGACGACCGAGTCCAGAAAGGCAATCCAGTCCGATATCAACAAGCTGTTGGAAGAGCTTGATATCATTGCCAAAACCACTGCATTCAACAACCAGAAGCTCCTTTCCGGAAATTTCACCAACAAGGCTTTCCAGGTTGGCGCCTATTCCCAGGAAACGGTCAGTATTTCCATCGCTTCTGCCGAATCAACCAAGATCGGGCATGTCAATACCTCGAACCTGACCTTCTCAGGTGTCGGAACGGCCGAGCTTTCGTTCTACAGCAACCTGCAGGACGCGACATTTTCGCTGAATGCGGTTGATCTGCAGTACAGCAACAGTCGTGAAGACAGCGTCGGCGCGATCACCGATTCCATCAACAAGCTCAGTGATGTTCTCGGTGTTTCCGCCACAGCGGTTGTCGAGTCAACCACTGCTGTTGGTGTTATTGCCGGCACCACCGACAGCGACTTCGCGATCAACGGAGTTACCATCGGTGCGATCAATGTCCAGAACAACGACAGCGACGGCGCTCTGGTCAAATCCATCAACCAGAAAACCTCCGAGCACGGTATTCTGGCCAGTGTCGACAATGAAGGGAAGCTGAAACTGACCTCAACTGATGACCGGGCCATTCAGCTCACCGGGACCAGCATCACCTCCGGAACCAATACCGGGACCAATGCGATCATGGGTCAGACCAACATGACCACCCTTGGGGTCATCCAGTTGAACCAGACGAGCGCTGCGGAAGTTCAGGTCTCCAACGGCGGCAGCTCAGGACTCGCTATTGCGACCGTGAATCCGCTGGAAATCAATGCCAACACGACCACGACCAACACCTCGGTCCTGGCTGCCGGTTCAACCATGACTACCGGGACAACCCTGAACTCCGGAACCGCAATCAATAACGCGGTAACGATTGCCGCTCTGGCCGCTGCAGGTCAGATTGTAGCGGGTACCGGCTCTGTGCTTGGCGCAGGAACGGTATTGAGTTCAGGAACCTCTATTACCTCGGATATGGTGGTCAGTGGTATAGCCGCTTCCAACGGTGCGATCGTGATCGCGGAGGGTTCTACCTTGCTCGCCGGGACCGTATTTGACTCAGGTTCAACCGTTGCAACTGCAGTGACTGTAGCGGCACTTGCAGGCACCACAGGTGATGTTCGGGTTGGCAGCGGTTCTCTGCTGATCAGTGGTGCTGTTTTGAACTGTGGAACGGTTATTCAGGGAACGGCCCGGGTGGGTGCCGAGACTTTCGGTTCAGGAACAATTGGCGCCGGATCGACGCTGGTGTCGGCGTCCAACATTATCAGCGGTACTGTATTCTATAGCCTTGCCGATATCCAGGCTGTTGTGGCAAGTGTCGGCTGCGGTGTTGTCACTTCCGGGGTCGGAACCTGGACGCTGTCTTTTTCGGGCGCAGTGGCAAGCGGTGCGACGACCTCCAATATTACCCTGGCTGGTGATGTGAATACAGTCGGCAATACCGACCTGGCGGCGAATACCACACTGACAACCGGAACATTTTCAAGGAACCAGGATCTGACGACAAACAGGGATCTGACCGTCAGCGGCGGCAACATGACCTTGACCTCGGGTTCAACGATCATCGTCAACTCAAGGCTGATCAATACTTATGCAGCCAACGACGATATCACCACAACCGGAACCAATGTCACCACCGCCAACTCGATTGCCGGAGCAGGATCGACTCTTATCGACGGCACCACCCTGGCTGCCGAGTCCGTTGCCGCAAATGATGATATCACTCTTTATGCGGCTTCAACCCTGACAGCGGCGATGGTTCTTGCTTCCGGGTCCACTGTGGTAGTCAACAGTGTTCTGGGTGCAGGCTCCAGCGCGGCGAACCACGATATCGTTCTGACTGCTGATGCGGTGCTGACCAACAGCCAGACGGTCCTTACCGGTTCCGTTCTCGGCGCCAACACCGCTCTGGCCACCGGTTCTTCATTCGGCGCCAATATTACTTTGGCGAACGCTGAAACCGTTGCCCCCGGATCACGGATGAACGTTGCCGCCGGCTCCACCATTGCGGCCGGCACTGTTTTTGCCAAAGACACGGTGTTGACCAACAATATTACCGGAACCGACGGTGTTACATACAACGCCGGTGATACCCTTACCGCTAATGTGACCCTGGCGACCAACCTGAGCAGCATCACCAATGCCCAGAATCTTGAGTCCGGAAGCGTTCTCGCCGCCGGAACCATTCTTGCGGCAAACAGTGCAGGCGCCGGGACTTCGCTGGGAACGGTCGGTTCTTCGGTAATGAACAGGCTGTCCGAGGTGAACGTTCTGACCCAGGCCGGCGCCCAGACTGCGATCGCTGTTGCCGATGCAGCCCTGAAAGACCTTGACAAAGTCAGGGCCGATCTTGGTTCCATCCAGAATCAGCTGACCTCGACGGTTGCCAATATCTCGGTTACCAGAGTAAACGTTTTTGCTGCGGAATCTTCAATCCGTGACGTTGACTTCGCCGAGGAAGCAGCCACTTTCTCAAAAATGCAGATTCTGACTCAGGCGAGCTCTTTTGCTATGGCGCAAGCCAACGCCAGTGCCCAGAGCGTCCTGTCATTACTCCAGGGCTAA
- a CDS encoding DUF115 domain-containing protein: protein MPATANHPGYYDKNIRLLKKHQPQAWEAMHDFTPDTVHDVYITGHGNTNLRVIGPEDQLITMHQNPESGSPDDNFLEYIPENSTGFVCILGMGLGHGPLAVARNRQQVQGIAVFELDPGIFHTALHHTDLADLLSDPRLLLSVSAKPDITRTLSAGKSILMLESIHTLRHLPSFIYNKDYEKVKDQVFDFVNGLNVGGNTSLHYGETFITNRFKNIETIHHNYLLEKLRDRFRDTPAFLVAGGPSLDGNIHHLVKVQGKGIILAVDSVLPTLLEHGITPDFVTAIDPQNLAFEKFAPVMNRKETHDISLICTPWVSSKVPRIFPAGKTFWAFSANPMEAWLNKIVRGSLLTGGAATVAHLNMQAAIFMGCSPIIFVGQDLAYPGKKDHARGTVLTHKDSVDRLLNSNNNPDLIWADSTNGEKIPTNRSLFFMKKHFEEMIRNSPGTYINASEGGINIEGTTPLSLNESINRYCTENKNIHARIHSAEIESSHPDPADLIEEFTTLSTVVKEVKRLIDSTSKSTKIVLREIRKRTINGKKARSISDLPKQLQSRIGNINNGHRELDRKQIWHILSEATLATKRDTDRLRLEVRRLEGKPDGYIQWLAKSLQLLEEINSERIRVLNLLEGHILPIIEFMKREQKLIKSPKSKTSLLELARLYFREKHLSLLEKTLNHMIPDTEASAEVHFYRGIIAALRTDHGTADEHFSQAIAQDIAYQEKIRDFRVGLAEEYRAFRTNTIIDSSAKRKMLLKGLRYCPDYQPIIEDLRNQAKEGAGEIMQQMQNPGKVEIGSSNLQAWIKDIEESRDLQNALRPENIAAFYKMLAGLQLRDNDIPGIIESYSRILSLTPDDAEAHLQITDILFKIGEYSQGVKHLTRAIELDKSNAVHWESIGDKLFDTGQFNEAIFAYEQCFMALPKNTTLLKKIGDCYIAMDQPEAAKEAYLALKKVLTGEKATLPTIQ from the coding sequence ATGCCGGCAACCGCCAACCACCCCGGATACTACGACAAGAACATCAGACTGCTGAAAAAGCACCAGCCTCAAGCGTGGGAGGCGATGCATGACTTCACCCCGGATACTGTTCATGACGTCTACATCACCGGGCACGGCAATACCAATCTGCGGGTCATCGGGCCGGAAGATCAACTCATCACCATGCACCAGAATCCTGAATCCGGGTCGCCGGATGACAACTTTCTTGAATATATCCCGGAAAACTCAACAGGATTTGTCTGCATCCTCGGCATGGGCCTTGGCCACGGACCTCTTGCAGTAGCGAGAAATCGGCAACAGGTACAGGGAATCGCAGTCTTCGAACTCGATCCCGGGATTTTCCACACCGCCCTGCACCACACCGATCTTGCCGATCTTCTTTCCGATCCCAGGCTGTTGTTGTCTGTATCCGCCAAACCGGACATCACCAGAACACTATCAGCGGGGAAAAGCATTCTGATGCTCGAAAGCATCCACACCCTGAGGCATCTCCCATCATTTATCTACAATAAAGACTACGAAAAAGTGAAAGATCAGGTATTTGATTTTGTAAACGGTTTGAATGTCGGCGGCAACACGAGCCTCCACTATGGAGAAACCTTTATCACGAACCGCTTTAAAAATATCGAGACAATCCACCACAACTATCTGCTCGAAAAACTCCGGGACCGTTTTCGGGACACTCCGGCATTTCTTGTTGCCGGAGGGCCCTCTTTGGACGGGAATATCCATCACCTCGTAAAAGTGCAGGGGAAAGGGATCATCCTTGCGGTCGACTCTGTACTCCCGACCTTGCTGGAACATGGCATAACTCCTGATTTTGTCACCGCCATCGACCCCCAGAACCTTGCTTTTGAAAAATTCGCGCCCGTCATGAATCGCAAGGAAACTCATGACATCTCCCTTATCTGTACGCCATGGGTCTCCAGTAAGGTTCCCAGGATTTTTCCTGCAGGAAAAACATTCTGGGCGTTTTCCGCCAACCCCATGGAAGCCTGGCTCAACAAAATCGTGAGAGGCAGTCTTCTTACGGGTGGAGCGGCAACCGTCGCCCATCTGAACATGCAGGCAGCCATATTCATGGGCTGCTCGCCGATCATCTTTGTCGGCCAAGACCTGGCATATCCGGGCAAAAAAGATCACGCCAGGGGAACTGTTCTCACCCACAAAGACAGTGTGGACAGGCTTTTAAACAGTAACAACAACCCTGATCTCATTTGGGCCGACAGTACCAACGGAGAGAAGATTCCTACCAACCGGTCCCTCTTTTTTATGAAAAAACATTTCGAGGAGATGATTCGAAATTCTCCCGGCACCTATATAAATGCCAGTGAAGGCGGGATCAATATCGAGGGAACGACGCCTCTTTCGCTGAACGAATCCATTAACCGCTACTGCACGGAAAACAAGAACATTCATGCCCGTATTCACTCTGCAGAGATTGAGTCCTCACACCCGGATCCGGCCGATCTCATTGAAGAATTCACCACCCTGTCAACGGTTGTCAAAGAGGTGAAAAGACTCATCGATTCCACCTCGAAATCAACAAAGATCGTTCTCCGCGAAATCCGGAAGCGGACAATAAACGGCAAAAAAGCCCGGTCCATCAGCGACCTCCCGAAGCAACTCCAGAGCAGGATTGGCAACATCAACAACGGTCACCGTGAACTGGACCGAAAGCAGATCTGGCATATCCTGAGCGAAGCGACACTTGCGACAAAACGTGATACCGACCGGCTCAGGCTGGAGGTCAGGAGACTGGAAGGGAAACCGGACGGATATATTCAGTGGCTTGCCAAAAGTCTCCAGCTTCTTGAAGAAATAAACTCTGAACGGATTCGTGTCTTGAACTTACTCGAAGGCCACATCCTGCCAATAATCGAGTTCATGAAAAGGGAACAGAAACTCATAAAGAGTCCGAAATCGAAAACCAGCCTGCTGGAATTGGCGCGACTGTATTTCCGGGAAAAGCACCTCTCCCTTCTTGAAAAGACCCTGAACCATATGATTCCGGATACTGAAGCCTCGGCCGAAGTCCATTTCTATCGCGGCATAATTGCGGCCCTCCGGACCGACCATGGCACAGCGGATGAGCATTTCAGCCAGGCAATAGCGCAGGATATCGCCTATCAAGAAAAGATTCGGGATTTCAGGGTAGGTCTGGCCGAAGAATACCGGGCGTTCCGCACCAACACCATTATCGACTCAAGCGCCAAAAGAAAAATGCTTCTTAAAGGCTTACGCTACTGTCCAGACTATCAGCCGATCATTGAAGACCTGCGAAACCAGGCAAAAGAGGGGGCCGGGGAAATCATGCAGCAGATGCAGAACCCCGGCAAGGTCGAGATCGGCAGCAGCAACCTTCAGGCATGGATTAAAGACATCGAGGAAAGCCGCGATCTCCAGAACGCGCTCCGCCCTGAGAATATTGCAGCATTCTACAAAATGCTTGCCGGTCTGCAGCTCCGGGACAACGATATCCCGGGGATCATTGAATCATACAGCCGCATCCTCTCGCTCACCCCGGATGATGCCGAGGCGCATCTCCAGATCACCGATATCCTGTTTAAAATCGGTGAGTATTCCCAGGGGGTAAAACACCTGACCAGGGCGATCGAACTGGACAAATCGAATGCCGTCCATTGGGAGAGCATCGGCGACAAACTGTTTGACACCGGGCAGTTCAACGAAGCGATCTTCGCCTACGAGCAATGTTTCATGGCCCTGCCAAAAAACACCACCCTGCTCAAAAAAATCGGCGACTGCTACATCGCCATGGACCAGCCGGAGGCCGCGAAGGAAGCGTATCTGGCGTTAAAAAAGGTCCTGACCGGAGAAAAGGCAACCCTTCCGACAATCCAGTAA